CCCATGCAGCGACTTTGTTTACGACTACCATCCGCATTATAACGGCTAATTCCTAAGAATGTAGCGACAGAATGTGGACTAGCATTGCGGCGCGGAGAAAGGTCAGAGGCATATTTAACGAGGGTATGCGTAGCTAAGTGGTATAACTCACCCTGCTGGTTTTCAAATAAGCATTCCCCTGTAACCAAGCGGTCAAACCATGCTTTCTCAACGGGATTCAAGCCAGCAATCATTTGCTCATGAAGTGCTTTTGTGCGCGGAAAATCATAGCGAGGATGCCAACCAGATATATCCATATTTAACAAATCATAAAGCATCGCCTCGAGACCACCATTGCTTTGCTCCGCAAATAATGCGTCAAAATATTCGCGATTTTGTTGGTACTTGCTAGACACTTCAAAAACAGCAAACCGACGTTCTTCTTCACTAGCAGGCACAATCCAGTCTTCATTAGATGCCATAACAACATGCAGCATATTGAGTGTTTGTTCTGCGTCGACCCCTTTACGCTCAATAGTTAAGGTAGGCTCTGTAATAAGGCTTTTAAGGTTACCCTCAGCCGATTTATTTCCCGGCCAGTATGCTTCGTCAGCAAACACAAAACATGTATCACCAAGGTGGGCGTTAAAACGGCCTGACAAATGTTGCGCATCACTTATATGCCAGCCATGCTGACCAAAAATCTTACACATAGCATTTGCGAAAGCCCCTTTGCCAGTGCCTTTTCCACCTTTTAGAACCAGTGCCACTTCCGCAGGTTTTTCAGGATGCTGCACTGCAAATGCAAGCCACTTCAAGACATATTCGTAATGCTGGACATTTCCGCAAACAACAACATTTAGAATATGCTTCTGCATTAACGACCAATCACCCTGTTTAGCTTTAGTCGCGAACCCTTGCCATAGGTTTAGAATTTCATCAGAGCATCCTTTGGGGTGCAAACCGATAGACTCATATTGACGGCGCTGAGGGTGGAGCAACCACCATTTTCCTAATGGCATAAATTTAGGTTCACCATCTTTAGTTTCACCAACTTGAATTTGGCAATTCATATAAGTATTCGTAAAATCCGAGAATGATTGAAAGCTTAGCACATCACGCTTTAAATCTTCATTACGCACGAACATAGCAATACGACACTTACCGCCAATATTAGCAATCACAGCGTGTTTCTCGTTAAGCTCAGCTAGCTCTGGCTGAGTATTAAACTCGATCGCACGCTCAATTTGACGAATTGCATATTTTTCTGCGCCATTTCCTTTTTCTACTACACTCTCGCTGATTCCCCACTGAGGGTCAGTCAAAATACCAAAAACCACTTCATCAGGCACTTGCTGGCGAACCAAATCACAGGCAACATCAAACAGCCATGCAGAGCGGCTATTATCATTTGGTTTCGGTTCATCTGGGTGCTTGCCCTGTG
Above is a window of Rickettsiales bacterium DNA encoding:
- a CDS encoding DUF5906 domain-containing protein, with protein sequence MSKIKGESAQSIKFLKRYNPTGPWVLTCIQTDRKGISTTTFYPETKDKLKAWLDEYNGKRNIYFHVNSPMRDLEKKANREDIKSVDYLHVDIDPREGQDIEKEREMILELLTTSRPKNIPKPTCIIFSGGGFQAFWKLKEPMKIDGDLGLAEDAKRYNQQIELLYAADNCHNIDRIMRLPGTINIPDAKKLKKGRKEELATLVDWDDEVVYDIGEFAQADKKSNGVVDSKYAVKLNNDTVTTNSLDELDKWDVSDRIKVVIAQGKHPDEPKPNDNSRSAWLFDVACDLVRQQVPDEVVFGILTDPQWGISESVVEKGNGAEKYAIRQIERAIEFNTQPELAELNEKHAVIANIGGKCRIAMFVRNEDLKRDVLSFQSFSDFTNTYMNCQIQVGETKDGEPKFMPLGKWWLLHPQRRQYESIGLHPKGCSDEILNLWQGFATKAKQGDWSLMQKHILNVVVCGNVQHYEYVLKWLAFAVQHPEKPAEVALVLKGGKGTGKGAFANAMCKIFGQHGWHISDAQHLSGRFNAHLGDTCFVFADEAYWPGNKSAEGNLKSLITEPTLTIERKGVDAEQTLNMLHVVMASNEDWIVPASEEERRFAVFEVSSKYQQNREYFDALFAEQSNGGLEAMLYDLLNMDISGWHPRYDFPRTKALHEQMIAGLNPVEKAWFDRLVTGECLFENQQGELYHLATHTLVKYASDLSPRRNASPHSVATFLGISRYNADGSRKQSRCMGFDKDDNLRPRGFWVPELHIARKIWDQVMFPYEWGDARDWHNTQEGGGMESPF